The Halobacterium hubeiense genome contains the following window.
CGGCTGGGCGGGCCGCCCGGGGTAGGAAATCGTCTCGTTCGTGAGCGCGATTGTGCCGCCGTAGCGGTTGAGCTCGGCGCCCTCGGGGACCGAGACGGTGACCTCGAACTGGCGCTCCTCGCCGGCGCCGATTTCGAGGTCGGAGCTCCCGATGGAGACCCACGACTCCTTGACGGGGCGCTCCCCGCGCGGCGGCACGAACAGGTGCGGGGAGATGGTCACGGTCTCGTCCTCGCCGTTCTCGACGGTTATCGTGACCGTGTCGCTCTCGCCGGGCTTGAGCCGGAGGCTGCGGTACTGTTCGTCGACGTACAGTCGCGTGTAGTTCGTCGCGCCGTCGGACTGCTGGGCCGCGTCCGCGTCGGTGTCTGCTGCGGGCGCGGGCGAGTCGGCGGCGGGGCTGTTCGGCTGGGCGAACGCCGTCGCGCCCGCTGCCGAGACGACGAGCACGGCAGCGACGGCGACGGCGGTGATGGTTCGCGCGTTCATGTGTAGCTGCCAGTCCCGGCAGCGCTGTCGCTGTGTCGCGGTACCAATCAGGGCTCGCGGGGACCAGCGTGCGTACTGTCGGGAGTTCGACTATTAGTAGTTCGGTTAGGTCAAACGCCCGTAGAACGTGCGACAGGCTCTTGTAGGTGCGACGGTCGTCCGACGTCAGGCCTCGCTCGGACGCGGGCAGTCGTAGGTGTCGCGGACGGTGTCCGCCAGCACCGAGTCCTTGTGCAGGACGAGATAGACGATGACGAAGTCGTGCTCGAGCGGCCGGAAGACGAACACCTCGTGCTCGCAGTCCTCCTCCTCGTCGAGGCGGTCGACCAGCGGCTCAAGCGGGAGTGCGCCGGTCCGTATCTCCTCGAAGACGTCGCGCTCGCCGGGCTGTTCGGCGAACGCGTACACCGCGCCGTTCGGTTCGCCGTCCGCGCTGAACGTCGGGCGGCCCTGCACGCCGGCGCCCTCCTGTCGGGCCTGCTCCATCGTGTCGAGGGCGGCCTCGAACAGCCCCGTGACGGCGTCGGCGTACGTGAACAGCGTGCGCTTGCGGACGTCGACGGCGGCGAAGCGCGCGTCGCCGTCGTCCCACGCGAGCGTGGCGTCGACGAGGTAGCCGGGTCGGAGCGCGTCCACGTCCTCGGCGAGGTCGTCGTAGCCGGTGGCGGCGACGCGGACCGGCTCGTGGTCGGCGCGGTCGAGCAACAGGAGGTCGTCGGCGTGCCCGGGGGCGGCGCCGAGCACGCGGAACGTGCTCTCCGTCGTAGTCTCCATGCGCCGGGATTGCGCGCGAGAAGGGATAAGGGCGTCCGTCCGCGTCAGTCCGCGGAGACGCGGCCGGCGTCGTCGCCGTTGGCGGCGCGGCGGCGCTCGGTGTCGACGACGCGGAGGTCGCCGTCCAGCGTCACGTCCATCGCTTCGTCGTCCAGCACGATGGTCACCGTCACTCGGGTCGGGTCGGCGTCGTAGGTGGTCGAGGCGTCGGTCACGCACCACGGGAGCGTCCAGTGTTTCCGTGTGTCGAGTTCGACGCCGTGGTCGGCGTGGAACGCCACCACCGCGGAGTTGTCAAGGAGGGAGAGGCCGACCGGCGAGGTGATGGTGTGCTGGCACTGCCGGCACGTGTGGTCGACGCGCACGTCCAGCCCGAGCGCGTCCTCGTCGTCGGGGACGACGTTCGTGTCCACGCGGCCACCGCACTCCGGGCAGACGCCGTCGGCGGCCAGACAGTGGAGGTGACGCACGCGCTGGTCGAACGCCGCCTCGATTTCGGTCGTCGAGCGGTCGCGGAGCCCTCCCGGAGGGAACGCGTACCGCCCGTAGACGCTCTCGCAGTCCGCACACCGGACGGTCAGGCGCTCGTCGGCGTACGCCGCTTCCAGCGAGCCGCCGCAGTCGAAGCACTCGCCGGTCACCGGGAACTCCAGTTCGACGCGCTCCGTGAACGTCCCCGCGAGGATGGCGCGCACGACCTTCTCGCCGGCGTACTGGAACTCGTAGCCGCCCTCGACCTGCCGCACGAAGTGGTCGGTGAGCTTCGAGAGGTGGTAGTTGAACTGCGCGCTGTCCTTCATGCCGACGCGCTTGCGCAGGTCGGAGAACGCGACCGGCTGGTCGGGCGCCAGCCACAGCTCCTGGAGGATGGTGATTCGGGTCTCGTTCCCGAGCAGCGCGAACGCCTCGGCGGGCGGCAGGCTGTCGTCGAGACTGCCGTCCGGGTCGAGGGGCGCGCCGTCGAGGGGCGTGTCGGAGCCGCTCATGCCCACACGTACGCGGACTCCCGGCATAAACGCTGGCAAAGCCGCGACTCAGGCGACTTGGACGGCCAGCGCCGCCGCGGCCGCCGTCGCGAACACGCCGAGGGCGAACAGCCCGACGTTCCAGCCGGTGCTGTCGGCGGTCGTCACTCCCAGCGAGTAGCGCTTGCTCGACGCCGGCCACAGCGCGGCGACGCCCATCGGCGTGAGCGCGTCCGCCAGCAGGTGCGCGAGAATCGCGAACGCCGCGGCCCCGCCGGCCCCGACGGCGAGTACGACTGCCTGCGCTGGTGCAACCGCGAGGCCGGCCGGGCTCGCGAGCAGCCACGCCGCGCCGCCGGCGGCGACGCCGACGACGCCCGCGAACAGCAGCGTGTGGGTGACGCCGCGGTGCGAAATCAGCGGGAGGTCGTGGTCGGCGTCGGGCAGCGGCGTCAGCGCGAGCACGACCGCCAGCCCCGCTCCGGCCGCGACGACGCGGTCCAGCGACCCCAGCACGAACAGGACGGGAGCGTACGCGAGCAACGCGACGCCGTAGTGACCACTCCGGTACACAGTGGGTCCTCGGGCCAGAGCAAGTAGAGCGTTCCGAGCGTCAGGGCTGGCGCACGAGCAACACCGCACCGGCGACGAACGCCAGCACGTACGCGGGGTGGCCCTGCGCGTACGCCACCACTTCCGGGAGCGCCGTGCTCACGTCGCCGGTCGCGACCGCCGCGTCCAGCGCGTGGTCGGGCGCCTGCGCCCACAGCCCGAAGTGTGCAATCGCGGCGAGGCCGAACACCACGCCGATGAGCTGGTACGCCCGTCCCGCGAGCGCGTTCCCGAGCGTCTCCGTGATTCCCATGCGTGAGTGGTGGCGCCGCCGGTAGAAAAACCGTGCGCAGTCGCGCGGCTCGCGGCTCGAAGTCTACCGGGTACGCATAGCGGGCGCTGCGTCGCGTCGCGTCTCAAAGAAAGTAAACGTCGGCCGTCACTGAGAGCGACGGCGGATAGGACTTAGTTGCGGACGAGGTTCGTCGCGCGCGGGCCCTTCGGGGAGGACTCGATGTCGAACTCGACTTCCTGACCCTCTTCGAGGTCCGGACCGCCGACGTCCTCCATGTGGAAGAACACGTCCTCGTCGTCGTCCACGTCGTCGCTGTCAGTCGAAATGAAACCGTAGCCGCCAGTGTCGTTGAAGAAGTCAACCTTGCCTTCTGCCATTACAAACAACCGTAGGGCCGCTCGCGGGATAACCCTTCCGAGAGTCGAGTTACCACGACCCCCCGGTGGACGTTCGTCGCCGGCGTCGCCGTCAGCGGCGCCACTCGACCACTGTTAAGGGCGTCCGCGAGCGAGCTACCGGCATGTCAGCGTTCGAGGCGCGCACCCGCGAGTGCCAGCAGCGGCTCCGGGAGCGCGGCGCCGGCGGCGTCGTCCTGTTCCCGAGCCCGAACCTCTACTACCTCGGCGGCTTCCGCGAGGAGCCCGGCGAGCGCCACTTCTTCCTGTTCGTGCCCGTGGAGGGCGACCCGGCGTTCGTCGCGCCCGAGCTGTACGGCGACCAGCTCCGGGCGGCGACGTGGGTCGAGGACGTCCGGCTGTGGGGGGACGCCGAGGACCCCACCGAACTGGTCGCCGAAGCGGCGAACGACCTCGGGATGACCGACGGAGAACTGCTCGTGGACCCGACGATGTGGGCGCGGTTCACGCAGGACCTCCGCGCGACGCTCCCGGACGCGACGTGGGGGCTCGCCGACGAGGTGCTCGGGCCGCTGCGCGTGCGGAAGGACGACGCCGAACTGGACGTGCTCGGGCGCGCCGCGGACGCCGCCGACGCCGCGATGGCGGACGTCCGCGACCTCGGCGCGGACGCGATTGGAATGACCGAGCGCGAACTCGCGGGCTTCGTCGAGGACCGCCTCGCCGCGCACGGCGGTGACGGCACCGCCTTCGAGACCATCGTGGGGAGCGGGCCGAACGGCGCGAAACCCCACCACCACCGCTCCGAGCGCGAGGTCGAGCGCGGCGACCCCGTGGTGTTGGACTTCGGGACGCGCGTGGACGGCTACCCCAGCGACCAGACGCGCACGGTCGTCTTCGACGGCGACCCACCGGCGGAGTTCGAGCGCGTCCACGAGGTCGTTCAGGAGGCCCAGCAGGCCGCGGTCGAAGCGGTCGAACCCGGCGTGTCCGCGGAGGACGTAGACGCCGCCGCGCGCGAGGTCATCGCCGACGCCGGCTACGGCGAGGCGTTCGTCCACCGCACGGGCCACGGCGTCGGCCTCGACGTCCACGAGGAGCCGTACATCGTCGAGGGCAACGACCGCGCGCTCGCGGAGGGGATGGTGTTCTCGATAGAGCCCGGCGTCTACCTCGGCGGCGAGTTCGGCGTGCGAATCGAGGACTTGGTGGTCGTCACAGAAGACGGCTGTCAGCGGCTCAACGACACGCCCCGGGGCTGGCGCGCGTAGCGCTGGGGCCGCGAGCCCGTATTTCGCTCCGAAATAGTTGCGCTTTTGTCCGGGCCACGCCGACCACGAGGTAGTCGTGGTCCCGAACCCGTTCAGTCGGCTCCTCCGCGAAATCGGGCTGGCGCTGGCGCGCCTCGGCCTCATCTCCGAGGAGCGCGCGCGCCGGACGTCGGAGCTGGCGTGGCCCCGCATCGTCACCGGCGTCGCGCGCATGTCCAAGAGCGCCGCGGACGTCGCGATGGTCGGCGTCGTCCTCGGGGGGACGGCCATCGCGGGCGTCGGGTACGCCGGCCCGTTCTGGGGCGCGGCGTTCAGCCTCGGCGGCGGGCTCGCGGCCGGGACCATCGCGCTGGTCTCCCAGCGGTTCAGCGCCGAGGCCTACGACGAACTCGGGCAGGCGATTCGGTCGAGCACGCTGCTGGTGTTCGCGACGACGCTCCCGGTCGCCGCGCTGTTCTACCTCTTCCCCGTCGAGCTCATCGACCTGCTGACCGACGACCCGGTCGCGGTCGCGTACGGCGCCGACTACCTCCGCGTGCTCGCGTTCGGCGTGCCGTTCGCGGGCCTCAACCTCGTCGGCAGCCGCGCGCTCATCGGCGCCGACGACGCGTGGACCGCGATGGTGTTGCGCGCGGGCGGCGCGGTCGTCAACGTCGGCCTGAACGCCGTGTTCATCTTCGCGCTCGGCTGGGGCGTCGAGGGCGCGGCGCTGGGGACCGTCGTCAGCAACGTCGTCATCGTCGCGGCGTTCGTCGTCGGCATCACGCGCGGCCGCCTGCCGCTGGTCGGCGCGTTCCCCGTCACCGTCTCGCCGTTCGGCGGCTACTGGGACCGCGAGACCTGCAGGGACGTTGTCACCATCGGCCTCCCCGTGGTCGGCCGCAACTCCGTCTGGACGGGCGCGCGCTTCCCCCTGCTGGCGTTCGTCGGCCTGATTAGCTCCGAGGCCGTCGCGGCGTACGTCGTCACGCGGCGCATCTGGGGCATCATGAACGCGCCCGGGTGGGGGTTCGGGCTCGCGGCGTCCAGCCTCGTCGGGCAGGAACTCGGGAAGGGCGACGAGTCCACCGCGGAGGCGTACGGCCGCGAAATCGTCGTGTTCTCGGTCGCCACGTACGCGCTGTTCGCCGCGCTCGTCGCGGTCTTCGCCCGGGACATCGTCGTGTTGTTCGTCGAGGACCCCGCCTCCGCGAGTGTCCCCATCGCGGTCGGGATGGTGTACGCGGCCGCGCTCGCCATCATCCCGCAGGGCGTCACCGCGGCCGTCGCGGGCGCGCTCGACGCCACGGGGGACACGCGCTGGCCGTTCTACAGCCGCGTCTTCGGGATGTTCGGGCTGGCGATTCCGCTCGTCTACCTCGGCGCCACCACGTCGCTGGGCATCTTCGGGGTCTACCTCGCGTTCTTCGCGGAGACGGTCGCGCCCGCGGTCATCAACTACTACCGCTTCGCGACCGGGAAGTGGAAGGCCATCAGCCGCGGCTACCGGCCCGAGGCGGCCGCCGACGACTGACCGGTCGGACTTCTGGGTGCGCTCGACCGGGCGGCCGGCGCCCAGCGAAAGAAATACAAACTAGATTGTTCTAACTCAACTTAGTCTGATGACAGCGACAGAGACCGTCCACGACCGCGTCGACTTCGCGACCGAGAGCCTCACGCCCGCCCAGATAGCCGCCGGGCTGGCGTTCGTCGCGCTCGCGGGCTTCGCGCTCCTGTTCGCGCAGGACCCGATGGTCCACGACGCGATGCACAACTTCCGCCACGCGGCCGGCGTCACCTGCCACTAGCGATGCTGTACGACTACCTGAAGCGCGGGACGAAAGCCGGCGCCGTCGGCGGCCTCGCGTACGGGCTGTTCGTCGCGTTCGTCGGGAACGCCCTCGTCGCGTTCGCCGAGACCTTCGAGGGCGGCCACTCTCACGCGCCCGCCGTCCCCGCGGCCGCGACGCAAGCCGTCAGCGTCGCCGCCGGCGTCGCCTTCGGCGTCCTGCTCGGCGCGGTCGCGTTCGGGGTCGCGTACTACTTCCTCGAACCCGCCATCCCCGGCGCCGCCGACACGAAGCGCTACGTCCTCGCCGCCGCCGGCTTCCTCACCGTCTCGGGCGCGCCGTGGGTCCTGTTCCCGCCGCAGCCGCCGGGCGTCTCCCAGTCGCTGCCCACGGACGCGCGACTGCTGTGGTACGGCGCCATGATGGTCACCGGCGCCGTCGCGTCGGCCGCCGCGGTCTACGCGTACCGCCGCGCGAGCCGCGCGTTCCCGACGCCCGCCGCCGCAGTTCTCGCGCTCGCGCCGCTGGCGCTCGTCCCCGCCGTGGCGCTGCTCGCGCCCGCTAACACGGTCACGAGCCCGGTCCCGGACGCGTTCGCCAGCGCGTTCCGCGCCGTCACCGCCGTCGGCCAGCTCGGCCTCTGGGTCGTCACGGCGAGCGCGCACGTCTGGCTCGGGCGCCGCGCCGACGACGCCTCGCACGCCGACCGCGAGGAAGCGCCCGACGCACAGCCGCTCGGCGCGCGATGAACGAGCGCACCTCGGAGGTGCTCGCGGAGGGGTTCACCGACCTCGTGGTCGTCTGCACGAACGACCGCGACGCCGACTACGCCTGCTGCGGCGGCGTCGGCGGCGACGAGGTCGCGGCGGCCGTCCGCGAGTGGCTCCGCGAGCGGGACGCCTTCTGGACGCACGTCTACGTCGTCGAGACGTCCTGCCTCGGCCTCTGCAGCAGCGACGGCGCCGCGCTCGCAGTCCAGCCGCGCAACGAGTGGTACTCCGGCGTCGCCGCCGACGAGGTGCCGGCGCTGCTGGCATCGGTGTTCGGCGCGGACGCCACCGACCTCGGCGCGCCCGCCTGAGAAGAGCCGTGGGGGGGAGTCGAACCCCCGACCGGTCGATTACAAATCGACTGCTCTGGCCACTGAGCTACCACGGCGCGCGTCGCCACTTCGACGTACAGGCAACGACGAAATAACCCCTTTGATACCCGCCGGGTTCGCCGGTCGGGACCGCCCGCGGGGGCGCGAAGAGTACGGCATTTACGCCACCGCCACCTTCTCCGGGTATGGTCGCGCCGCTCGCCGTCGACATCGACGGCACGCTCAGTCGCCCGGACCGCTCCATCGACAGCCGCGTGCTGGACGTGCTCCGGGAGTGGGACGCGCCGGTCGTCGTCGCCACCGGGAAGGCGCTGCCGTACCCGGTCGCGCTCTGCCAGTTCGTCGGCGTCGAGGAGCGCGTCATCGCGGAGAACGGCGGCGTCGCGTACGTGAACGACGAGCTGTTCTACTTCGGCGACAGGGACGCCGCCGCGGCCGTCCGCGAGGGGTTCGCGGACGCGGGCTTCGACCTCGGCTGGGGCGAGTCGGATCTGATGAACCGCTGGCGGGAGACCGAACTCGCGGTGAGCCGCGAGCGCCCGCTGGACGTGCTGACGGACCTCGCCGACGAGCACGGCCTGAGCGTCGTGGACACGGGGTTCGCGTACCACGTGAAGGCCACCGAGCCGAGCAAGGGCGCGGCGCTGGAGGTCGTCGCGGCGGAACTCGGCTACGAGCCCGCGGACTTCGCAGCGGTCGGGGACTCCGCGAACGACGTGGAGCTGTTCGGCGTTGCCGGCGAGTCGTACGCCGTGGCGAACGCCGACGACGCCGCCCGCGGCGCCGCCGACGTGGTGCTCGACGAGTCGTACGCCGACGGCTTCCTCGAAGCCGCGCGCCGCGTCCGCGGCGAGTAGCGAATCGGGGAACCGTTTAGTGGCGCCGGACGAACCCCCGGACATGGACTTGGCCGCGCGGCTCGCGGACGCCCCCTCGCCGACGATGACGATGCTGCCCGACGGGAGCATCGACCGACGGTTCGGCGTGCTGAATCGGGGCCACGCCCCGGAGAGCCGCGAGGCGTTCGTCCGGGAGCTGTCGGGCGGCCAGCGCTCGTTCGTCACCGAGCACCGCGGCGTCGAACCCGGCGGGCAGGCCGTCAACGCCGCGATACAGGGCCACGAGCTCGGCGCCGACGTCGCCCTCTACGGCCACCTCGACCACGAGGTGTTCGGCGTACTCGACGCGGACGCGCACTCGATGGGTGCGCCCGCGTCCGTGAACGTCTACGAGTTCGAGGACGCCGCGATGATGCTCACCACCGAGTCCACGGACATCCGCACGTGGACGTACGACGACCTCGTCGCCGCGGGCGGCGAGACGGCGCTGGACGCCGACGCCGTGGTGTGGACGAACTGGTCGTCGCTGGCGAACTCCACGGACGCGCTCCGTCGCGCGGCCGACCGTCCGGGCGAGGGCGGCGTGCTCGTCCTCGATCCGGGCGGCGTCGCGGTACGAACGCCCGCCGAGCGCGAGGAGTTCGTGGACGCGCTGGGCGCGCTCGCCGGCCGCTACAGCGTCGTCGTCAGCGCGAACGACGAGGAACTCGATTCGCTGGCGTCGGCGGTCGGCGTCGAGAGCGGCGTCACCGAGCAGGCCGAGAGACTCCGCGAACTCGCGGGCGTCACGGGGGTCGTGATGCACGGGGACGAGCGCGCGGTCGCCGCCACGCCCGGGGGCGTCGTCGCCGCGCCGAACTTCGAGACGGCGGACGTCTCCCGGTTCACGGGCGCCGGCGACCGCTTCTCGGCGGCGCTGGGGTTCGCGCGAGCCTGCGAGTGGGACTGGGGGCCGTCGCTCCGGTTGGCGAACGCGTGCGCGTCCTTCTACGTCGGCACGGGGCTGACCGGCGACCGCGCCGCCATCGCGGAGTACGCCGCCGAGGCCGCGACGCTCTCCGGCGGGAGCCACAACGATTAACGGCGAGTGTCCCGATAGAATTGCTGATGAGCGGTGACGCGAGGCGCTCCGGCGGCGCGCCCGCCACGGGTGGACGCCGCGAGGGGGCGACGCTCGTTCTCGGCGACGCGGACCACGACGCCGCCTGTCGCCGGCTCGCCGGAGACAGCCCCGACTCAGCGTACCGCATCCGCGCGACCACCGACGCCGCCGGCGGGCGCTGCTGTGCGGACGTCGCGGACCTGTACGACACCGGGGTCTACGACGACCTCGCGCTCTCGGAGGCGGGCGTCGTGGTGTCGGACACGATTGCGAACCTCGACGCGGCGGCCGGCCGGCTCGTCGTCTGCGTGGACGGCCTGCCGCGCCCGACCGACGAGTCCGGCCGCCGCCAGCTCCTCCAGTTCCTCCACGCCGTCACGCACCGCGTCGCGGACGCGGACGGCCGCTGTCACGTCCACCTCGCCGCCGACGCCGACGACGACCTCGCGGCGGTCGTCGAACCGCTGTTCGAGACGGTCGTGGACGCCAGCGACTAGTCGTCGGCCGCGAGGTCGTCGGCGCGGTCGTCCTCAAACTCCGCGCTCTCGGGCACGTCGCTGGTGTCGTGGACGCCGACCGGCGGGAGGTTCACGTCCGCGGCCGGCGACGCCGAGAGGTCCGTGTCGGCGTCGATGTCCTCCATCTCACCGTCGGCGTCGCGGGCGTCCTGGTCGATGCGCATCGAGCAGAACTCCGCGCCGCACATCGAGCAGAAGCGCGCGTCCTCGTAGTTGTCCCCGGGCAGCGTCTGGTCGTGGTAGTCGCGGGCGCGCTCGGGGTCGAGCGCGAGGTCGAACTGCCGGTTCCAGTCGAAGTCGTAGCGCGCCTCCGAGAGCGCGTCGTCCCAGTCCCGGGCGC
Protein-coding sequences here:
- a CDS encoding DUF6663 family protein, whose translation is METTTESTFRVLGAAPGHADDLLLLDRADHEPVRVAATGYDDLAEDVDALRPGYLVDATLAWDDGDARFAAVDVRKRTLFTYADAVTGLFEAALDTMEQARQEGAGVQGRPTFSADGEPNGAVYAFAEQPGERDVFEEIRTGALPLEPLVDRLDEEEDCEHEVFVFRPLEHDFVIVYLVLHKDSVLADTVRDTYDCPRPSEA
- a CDS encoding winged helix-turn-helix domain-containing protein, whose translation is MSGSDTPLDGAPLDPDGSLDDSLPPAEAFALLGNETRITILQELWLAPDQPVAFSDLRKRVGMKDSAQFNYHLSKLTDHFVRQVEGGYEFQYAGEKVVRAILAGTFTERVELEFPVTGECFDCGGSLEAAYADERLTVRCADCESVYGRYAFPPGGLRDRSTTEIEAAFDQRVRHLHCLAADGVCPECGGRVDTNVVPDDEDALGLDVRVDHTCRQCQHTITSPVGLSLLDNSAVVAFHADHGVELDTRKHWTLPWCVTDASTTYDADPTRVTVTIVLDDEAMDVTLDGDLRVVDTERRRAANGDDAGRVSAD
- a CDS encoding metal-dependent hydrolase, with the protein product MYRSGHYGVALLAYAPVLFVLGSLDRVVAAGAGLAVVLALTPLPDADHDLPLISHRGVTHTLLFAGVVGVAAGGAAWLLASPAGLAVAPAQAVVLAVGAGGAAAFAILAHLLADALTPMGVAALWPASSKRYSLGVTTADSTGWNVGLFALGVFATAAAAALAVQVA
- a CDS encoding cold-shock protein, whose product is MAEGKVDFFNDTGGYGFISTDSDDVDDDEDVFFHMEDVGGPDLEEGQEVEFDIESSPKGPRATNLVRN
- a CDS encoding M24 family metallopeptidase; the encoded protein is MSAFEARTRECQQRLRERGAGGVVLFPSPNLYYLGGFREEPGERHFFLFVPVEGDPAFVAPELYGDQLRAATWVEDVRLWGDAEDPTELVAEAANDLGMTDGELLVDPTMWARFTQDLRATLPDATWGLADEVLGPLRVRKDDAELDVLGRAADAADAAMADVRDLGADAIGMTERELAGFVEDRLAAHGGDGTAFETIVGSGPNGAKPHHHRSEREVERGDPVVLDFGTRVDGYPSDQTRTVVFDGDPPAEFERVHEVVQEAQQAAVEAVEPGVSAEDVDAAAREVIADAGYGEAFVHRTGHGVGLDVHEEPYIVEGNDRALAEGMVFSIEPGVYLGGEFGVRIEDLVVVTEDGCQRLNDTPRGWRA
- a CDS encoding MATE family efflux transporter; amino-acid sequence: MVPNPFSRLLREIGLALARLGLISEERARRTSELAWPRIVTGVARMSKSAADVAMVGVVLGGTAIAGVGYAGPFWGAAFSLGGGLAAGTIALVSQRFSAEAYDELGQAIRSSTLLVFATTLPVAALFYLFPVELIDLLTDDPVAVAYGADYLRVLAFGVPFAGLNLVGSRALIGADDAWTAMVLRAGGAVVNVGLNAVFIFALGWGVEGAALGTVVSNVVIVAAFVVGITRGRLPLVGAFPVTVSPFGGYWDRETCRDVVTIGLPVVGRNSVWTGARFPLLAFVGLISSEAVAAYVVTRRIWGIMNAPGWGFGLAASSLVGQELGKGDESTAEAYGREIVVFSVATYALFAALVAVFARDIVVLFVEDPASASVPIAVGMVYAAALAIIPQGVTAAVAGALDATGDTRWPFYSRVFGMFGLAIPLVYLGATTSLGIFGVYLAFFAETVAPAVINYYRFATGKWKAISRGYRPEAAADD
- a CDS encoding CbtB domain-containing protein; protein product: MTATETVHDRVDFATESLTPAQIAAGLAFVALAGFALLFAQDPMVHDAMHNFRHAAGVTCH
- a CDS encoding CbtA family protein; this encodes MLYDYLKRGTKAGAVGGLAYGLFVAFVGNALVAFAETFEGGHSHAPAVPAAATQAVSVAAGVAFGVLLGAVAFGVAYYFLEPAIPGAADTKRYVLAAAGFLTVSGAPWVLFPPQPPGVSQSLPTDARLLWYGAMMVTGAVASAAAVYAYRRASRAFPTPAAAVLALAPLALVPAVALLAPANTVTSPVPDAFASAFRAVTAVGQLGLWVVTASAHVWLGRRADDASHADREEAPDAQPLGAR
- a CDS encoding (2Fe-2S) ferredoxin domain-containing protein, which translates into the protein MNERTSEVLAEGFTDLVVVCTNDRDADYACCGGVGGDEVAAAVREWLRERDAFWTHVYVVETSCLGLCSSDGAALAVQPRNEWYSGVAADEVPALLASVFGADATDLGAPA
- a CDS encoding phosphoglycolate phosphatase, whose product is MVAPLAVDIDGTLSRPDRSIDSRVLDVLREWDAPVVVATGKALPYPVALCQFVGVEERVIAENGGVAYVNDELFYFGDRDAAAAVREGFADAGFDLGWGESDLMNRWRETELAVSRERPLDVLTDLADEHGLSVVDTGFAYHVKATEPSKGAALEVVAAELGYEPADFAAVGDSANDVELFGVAGESYAVANADDAARGAADVVLDESYADGFLEAARRVRGE
- a CDS encoding carbohydrate kinase family protein — encoded protein: MDLAARLADAPSPTMTMLPDGSIDRRFGVLNRGHAPESREAFVRELSGGQRSFVTEHRGVEPGGQAVNAAIQGHELGADVALYGHLDHEVFGVLDADAHSMGAPASVNVYEFEDAAMMLTTESTDIRTWTYDDLVAAGGETALDADAVVWTNWSSLANSTDALRRAADRPGEGGVLVLDPGGVAVRTPAEREEFVDALGALAGRYSVVVSANDEELDSLASAVGVESGVTEQAERLRELAGVTGVVMHGDERAVAATPGGVVAAPNFETADVSRFTGAGDRFSAALGFARACEWDWGPSLRLANACASFYVGTGLTGDRAAIAEYAAEAATLSGGSHND
- a CDS encoding DUF7504 family protein, yielding MSGDARRSGGAPATGGRREGATLVLGDADHDAACRRLAGDSPDSAYRIRATTDAAGGRCCADVADLYDTGVYDDLALSEAGVVVSDTIANLDAAAGRLVVCVDGLPRPTDESGRRQLLQFLHAVTHRVADADGRCHVHLAADADDDLAAVVEPLFETVVDASD